From a region of the Besnoitia besnoiti strain Bb-Ger1 chromosome I, whole genome shotgun sequence genome:
- a CDS encoding ribosomal protein RPL7A (encoded by transcript BESB_002330) → MKKGSSSAKGSSGGKKKLPAAPLSSKAGKKVQKSPIFSKTPRNFRVGGNIQPRRDLSRFVKWPKYVLLQRQRKVLMQRLKVPPAINQFTHTLDKNQTSQLMRLLAKYKPETRAEKKQRLIQEAERQSAGGAAGGKKPVMIKYGINHVTDLIEIKKAKLVVIAHDVTPVELVCWIPQLCRKKEVPYCIVKGKSRLGQLVHQKNCPVLAIDNVRKEDQAELEAQCKLYRSMFNDNSEARRRWGGGVNGIKSQHAQQKKEKLINIELKKKMGLQLA, encoded by the exons ATGAAGAAGGGTTCGTCGAGCGCTaagggcagcagcggaggaaagaagaagctgccCGCGGCACCTCTCAGCAGCAAGGCTGGCAAGAAGGTCCAGAAGTCGCCGATCTTCTCGAAGACGCCCAGGAACTTCCGTGTCGGCGGCAACATCCAGCCCCGACGCGACCTCAGCAG ATTCGTGAAGTGGCCCAAGTACGTTCTGCTCCAGCGTCAGCGCAAAGTGCTGATGCAGCGCCTGAAGGTTCCGCCTGCGATCAACCAGTTCACCCACACTCTGGACAAGAACCAAACCTCCCAGCTcatgcgcctcctcgccaaGTACAAGCCCGAGACTCGCGctgagaagaagcagcgcctGATCCAGGAGGCCGAGAGGCAaagcgctggcggcgccgctggcggcaaGAAACCCGTCATGATCAAGTACGGTATCAACCATGTTACTGATCTGATCGAGatcaagaaggcgaagctcGTCGTCATCGCCCACGATGTCACCCCCGTCGAGCTGGTCTGCTGGATTCCGCAGCTCTGCCGCAAGAAGGAG GTCCCGTACTGCATTGTCAAGGGCAAGAGCCGCCTGGGCCAGTTGGTTCACCAGAAAAACTGCCCGGTCCTGGCCATCGACAACGTCAGAAAGGAG GACCAAGCTgagctggaggcgcagtGCAAATTGTATCGTTCCATGTTCAACGACAATTCagaagcgcgccgccgctggggtGGTGGTGTCAACGGCATCAAGTCtcagcacgcgcagcagaagaaggagaagctcATCAACATtgagctgaagaagaagatggGTCTCCAGTTGGCATGA